Proteins encoded within one genomic window of Equus caballus isolate H_3958 breed thoroughbred chromosome 20, TB-T2T, whole genome shotgun sequence:
- the OR2B6 gene encoding olfactory receptor family 2 subfamily B member 6, with protein sequence MNRVNESIPQEFVLLGFSDQPWLEFPLFVVFFISYIITIFGNLTIILVSCLDSKLHTPMYFFLTNLSLLDLCYTTSTVPQMLVNLYSARKVISYGGCVAQLFMFLALGATECVLLAVMSFDRFVAICRPLHYSVVMHRRLCLQLAASSWITGFGNSVWLSTLTVQLPLCGSRVVDHFLCEVPALLKLSCVDTTANEAELFFVSVVFHLIPLTLILISYAFIAQAVLRIQSAEGRQKAFGTCGSHLIVVSLFYGTAISMYLQPPSPNSKDRRKMVSLFYGIIAPMLNPLIYTLRNKEVKEAFKRLVARVFLIKK encoded by the coding sequence ATGAATCGGGTAAATGAGAGCATCCCACAGGAGTTCGTCCTCTTAGGTTTCTCAGATCAACCATGGCTGGAGTTTCCACTCTTTGTGGTCTTCTTCATTTCTTACATCATAACTATCTTCGGAAACCTGACCATTATTCTAGTGTCATGCCTGGACTCCAaactccacactcccatgtatttttttcttaccaaTCTGTCACTCCTAGATCTTTGCTACACCACGAGTACAGTTCCACAAATGCTGGTGAATTTATACAGCGCCAGGAAGGTAATTAGTTATGGTGGTTGTGTGGCTCAGCTTTTCATGTTTCTTGCCCTGGGGGCCACTGAATGTGTTCTGCTGGCCGTCATGTCCTTTGATAGGTTTGTAGCTATTTGTCGTCCTCTCCATTACTCAGTTGTCATGCACCGAAGGCTCTGCCTCCAGTTGGCAGCTTCATCCTGGATTACTGGTTTCGGCAACTCAGTGTGGTTGTCTACGCTGACTGTCCAGCTGCCACTCTGTGGCTCCCGTGTAGTTGATCACTTTCTCTGTGAAGTCCCTGCTCTGCTCAAGTTGTCCTGTGTTGACACAACAGCAAATGAGGCTGAACTATTCTTTGTAAGTGTGGTATTCCATCTAATACCCCTGACACTCATTCTTATATCATATGCTTTTATTGCCCAAGCAGTGTTGAGAATCCAATCTGCTGAAGGTAGACAAAAAGCATTTGGGACATGTGGCTCCCATCTAATTGTCGTGTCACTTTTTTATGGTACAGCTATCTCCATGTACCTGCAACCACCATCACCTAACTCCAAAGACCGGCGAAAGATGGTTTCCCTCTTCTATGGAATCATTGCACCCATGCTGAACCCCCTTATATATACACTTAGGAACAAAGAGGTAAAGGAGGCCTTTAAAAGGTTAGTTGCAAGAGTCTTCTTAATCAAGAAATAA
- the OR2W6 gene encoding olfactory receptor family 2 subfamily W member 6 produces MEKDNTSSFEGFFLVGFSDRPHLELILFVVVLSFYLLTLLGNMTIILLSALDSRLHTPMYFFLANLSFLDMCFTTGSIPQMLYNLWGPDKTISYLGCAIQLYFVLALGGVECVLLAVMAYDRYAAVCKPLHYTVIMHPRLCGQLASVAWLSGFSNSLIMAPQTLMLPRCGHMRVDHFLCEMPALIGMACVDTMTLQALAFALAIFIILAPLFLILISYGYIAGAVFRIKSAAGRKKAFNTCSSHLIVVSLFYGTIIYMYLQPANTYSQDQGKFFTLFYTIITPSVNPLIYTLRNKDVKEAMKKVLGKGSAEA; encoded by the coding sequence ATGGAAAAGGACAACACAAGTTCTTTTGAAGGCTTCTTCCTGGTTGGCTTCTCTGACCGTCCCCACCTAGAGCTGATCCTCTTTGTGGTTGTCCTCTCTTTTTATCTGCTGACTCTTCTTGGCAACATGACCATCATCTTGCTTTCTGCTCTGGATTCCCGGCTGCACACACCAATGTATTTCTTTTTGGCCAATCTCTCATTTCTAGACATGTGTTTCACCACAGGCTCCATCCCTCAGATGCTCTACAACCTTTGGGGTCCAGATAAGACCATCAGCTATCTGGGTTGTGCCATCCAGCTCTACTTTGTCCTGGCTCTGGGAGGGGTGGAGTGTGTCCTCCTGGCTGTCATGGCATATGACCGCTATGCTGCAGTCTGCAAACCCCTGCACTACACTGTCATCATGCACCCACGTCTCTGTGGGCAGCTGGCTTCAGTGGCATGGCTGAGTGGCTTCAGCAATTCTCTCATAATGGCACCCCAGACATTGATGCTACCCCGCTGTGGGCACATGCGAGTGGACCACTTTCTCTGTGAGATGCCAGCACTAATTGGCATGGCTTGTGTAGATACCATGACCCTTCAGGCACTGGCATTTGCCTTGGCAATCTTTATCATCCTGGCACCactcttcctcatcctcatctCTTATGGTTATATTGCAGGAGCAGTCTTTAGGATCAAGTCAGCTGCCGGGCGAAAAAAAGCCTTCAACACCTGTAGCTCCCACTTAATTGTTGTCTCACTCTTCTATGGTACCATCATATACATGTACCTCCAGCCGGCAAACACTTATTCCCAGGATCAGGGCAAGTTCTTTACTCTTTTCTACACAATTATCACTCCCAGTGTCAACCCCCTGATCTATACACTGAGAAACAAAGACGTTAAAGAGGCCATGAAGAAGGTGCTAGGGAAGGGGAGTGCAGAAGCTTAG